The Polaribacter sp. KT25b genome contains the following window.
GCTTCAACATCATTTCTTAAAAACAACATTCCTATTAAAATACCAACTAAAATAAATAATACAGCAGAATAACCTTTAACTCTTGCATTTAATTTAAATGGTTCTTTTTTAGCAATATTATCTTCACTTGCATATCTAATTAAACCTTTTGGTAAACCTACGCTTTCCATCATATGATCACATTCATCTATACAAGCTGTACAATTTACACATTCTAACTGTGTACCATTTCTTATATCTATATTAGTAGGACAAACAACAACACATTGTTTGCAATCTATACAATCTCCTTTTCCTAAAGCTTCTCTATCCTCATTTTTCTTAAATTTAGATCTACCTTCTTCTCTTTCTCCTCGTTTATAATCGTATGCAACATTTATAGTTTTGTTATCTAACAAAACACCTTGTAATCTTCCATAAGGACAAGCAATAATACATACCTGCTCTCTAAACCAAGCAAAAATAAAATAGAAAACACCTGTAAAAATTAATAGAGAAATTAAAGTACTAATATTGTCTAAAGGATTTCCTGTGATATAGCTTATTAAAGTATCTCCACCAATTAGATACGCTAAAAAAACATTAGCAATTATAAAAGAGATTACAAAGAAAATAAACCATTTTAAAAGTCTTTTTCTAATTTTTTCTGCGTTCCAAGGTTGTTTGTCTAGACGAATTTGTTTTCCTCTATCACCATCAATCCAATATTCTATTTTTCTAAAAACCATTTCCAGAAAAATAGTTTGCGGACAAATCCAGCCACAGAAAATTCGTCCAAAAACAACTGTAAATAGAATTATAAAAACAACACCTATGATCATGGAAATAACCAATAAGTGAAAATCTTGCGGCCAAAACGGAAATCCGAAAATATTAAATTTACGTTCTAAAACATTAAAAAGTAAAAACTGATTTCCATTAACTTTTATAAATGGAGCAGATAGTAAGAAAATTAATAAAAAGTAACTTACATACGATCTATATTTATAGAATTTACCACTTGGTTTTTTTGGATAAACCCAAGAACGTTTACCAGACTTATCAATGGTACCAATACTATCTCTAAATTGTTCGTTTTTTGGAGTTTCCATAAATACACAATTAATCTATTCTACTAAATTTAATTATTCAGCAACCCATTTATCACCTTGAGGAGCTTTTGGGTTAGCAGGTGTAGTTCCTTGTAATGAAAGCACATAACTAGCTACTTTTTGCATGTCTGCTGCTTTTAAAGTCTTATTCCAAGCAATCATACCTTTACCATCTCTACCTCCGTTAGAAATTGTAGTAAAAACATTTTTGATTCCTCCTCCTAAAATCCAGAATTCATCTGTTAAATTTGGTCCAATAGAACCACCTCCATCAGCTATATGACAAGAAGCACAGTTTAATTTAAAAATTGCTTTACCTCTGGCCAAATCTTTAGCATCCGTTAACAAAGTAACACTTTCTGCTGTTATTAAATCTGTAGCAGTAGCTTTATATTTATCTAATGATGCTTTTGCTTCTGCTACTGCTTTATTATACTCTACAATTTGATTATCACCATCTAAAACATGAAATCTTACCAAATAAACAACTGCAAAGACAATTGATGCATAAAACATATATACCCACCACGGCGGTAATGTATTGTCTAACTCTTGAATACCATCGTAATTATGATCTAAAATTATTTCTTCTTCACTATCTATATCTTTAGATTTAGTCCAAGATTGTAAAAGTTTTTTTATCCAAGCATTACTGTCTTCAGGAACAATACCTAATTTTTCATTTTGTAACTCTGTAGCCTTAGAAATAGCAATAATATTTACCATTTCTTTTAAAACAACAACTAAAACAAAACCAATTAAAGCTATCCAAACTAAAGGATTCTCATAAATATCAAATGGGTTTTCGTACACCATAAACGACTTTGCAAGCGCTAAAAACGTTACAATTACAAAGATTATATATATTGTAGATTGAAAATATTTTTTCATTTTTTTTTCTTTTTAGTTATCTAAAGGCAAATTACTTACCGTATTTATATATTCTTTTTTTGCTGTAAAAACCCACCAAAATAAAACCATAAAAAAAGTAAAGAATATAATTAACGATATTAAAGGATATATTTCTATACCTGTAATGCTCTCCATATGACCTTTTATAAATTTTAACATCGCGTTAGTTTTTAGTAATTTTTTGTTCGTCTTTAACTTTTATATCTGTACCTAAACGTTGTAAATATGCTATAACCGCTACGATCTCTCTATTTTTCATTTCTATAAATTCTTCTCCATTTTCTTTAGCATACTTTTTGTCTGCTTCATAATTTTTTGCAAAATCTGGATCTGAATGTAAGTTTTCTTCAATTTTGGTACCTTGTGCTAACATATGCTCTTGTGCATTTGCTATTTCTTCATCAGAATAAGGAACTCCAAGAGTAACCATAGCTTTCATCTTACTTTCTATATCTCCTTTATAAAGTTCATCAGTAATTAACCATTTATAAGAAGGCATAATTGAACCGGGAGAAGTACTTTGTGGATCGTACATATGATTTAAATGCCAGCTATCTGAATATTTAGCTCCTAACCTATGTAAATCTGGTCCTGTTCGTTTAGACCCCCATAAAAATGGATGATCATAAACGTATTCACCAGCTTTAGAATATTCTCCATAACGTTCTACTTCACTTCTAAAAGGTCTAATCATTTGAGAGTGACACCCTACACAACCTTCTCTAATATAAATATCTCTTCCCTCTAACTCTAATGGCGTATATGGTTTTACACTACTAATAGTAGGAATATTAGATTTTATTAATAATGTTGGTATAATTTGAACAGCTCCACCAATTAAAATAGCAATTGTTGCATAAATAGTTAATTTAATTGGTTTTCTTTCTAACCAAGTATGCCATCCTTCTCCTTTTGTTCTATAAGAACTTACTTTAGTTAATGCAGCTGCTTCTGCTAACTCATCTTCTACTTTACTTCCTGCTTTTATAGTTCTAATTACATTATAAAGCATCACAAAAGCTCCAAGAATATATAAACTTCCACCAATAGCACGCATCCAATACATTGGTATAATTTCATGTACTGTTTCTAAAAAGTTACCATAAGTTAAAGAACCATCTGGGTTAAACTGTTTCCACATAGAAGCTTGTACAAAACCTGCTACATACATTGGTAATGTATACATGATAATACCTAAGGTACCAATCCAAAAGTGAACATTTGCCAAGGCAACTGAATATAATTTTGTTTTAAACATTTTTGGAATCATCCAATATAACATACCAAATGTTAAGAATCCGTTCCAAGCTAACGCACCTACGTGAACGTGTGCTATAATCCAATCACTAAAGTGTGCAATTGCATTTACATTTTTTAAAGATAACATTGGTCCTTCAAAAGTAGCCATACCATAACCAGTAATTGCAACTACCATAAATTTTAAAACAGGATCTGTTCTTACTTTATCCCAAGCTCCTCTTAACGTTAATAAACCGTTAATCATACCTCCCCAAGAAGGTGCTAATAACATTATCGAAAATGCAACTCCTAAATTTTGAGCCCATTCTGGCAAAGCTGAGTATAATAAATGGTGAGGTCCTGCCCAGATATAGATAAATATTAAAGACCAAAAGTGAACAATAGATAATCTATATGAGTAAACAGGTCTGTTTGCTGCTTTAGGTACAAAATAATACATTAAACCTAAAAACGGAGTTGTTAAGAAAAAAGCAACTGCATTATGCCCGTACCACCATTGCACTAAAGCATCTTGTACACCTGCATATACAGAATACGATTTAAACATAGTAACAGGCAACTCTAAACTATTAAAGATATGCAATACTGCAACCGTTACAAATGTTGCTAAATAAAACCAAATTGCTACGTATAAATGACGTTGTCTTCTTTGTAAGATTGTCCAAATCATATTAACACCAAAAGCAACCCAAACCAACGCGATAGCAATATCTATAGGCCATTCCAACTCTGCATATTCTTTAGAAGAAGAATATCCCAAAGGTAAGGTAATCGCAGCTGCAACAATAATTAATTGCCAACCCCAAAAATTAAAATTACTTAAAAAATTACTCGCCATTCTTGCTTTTAACAATCGCTGAAGCGAATAATAAACCCCAGCAAAAATTGCATTACCTACAAAGGCAAAAATTACTGCATTGGTATGTAACGGTCTTAAACGACCAAAACTTAACCATGATATTCCTTCTGTATAATACGGGAATAAAAACATAAAAGCAAGCATTAAGCCCACTGTAAACCCTACTATTCCCCAGAATAATGTAGCATAGATAAATTTCTTTACGATCTTATTATCGTAATAAAATTGTTGCATTTCCATAATTTAATATTTAATCTTTAGTTGGTTTTTCTTTTTTATCTTTTATTAATTCATCATCAAACAACATACGAACAGATGGCGTATAAGAATCGTCAAATTGCCCAGTCTTAACTGAATAAATAAATGCGATAAAAAATAAGATGGCTACTAGTATACTAATAGTTAGTAGTAGGTATATTACGCTCATATCTTGCCTGATAATTTTTTTAAAAATACAAAAATAATATTGATAGAATAATTAAAACATGACATTTATCATGTTTTAATTATTAAACAAAAAAAATATCATGATTTTAAAACCATGATATTTTAATTTTTTTATAAAAATAACTTCTTAAAAAATAATTGACTCAAATAGGAAACCAGCACTAATAAAAAGGATTACTATAGAACAAATGTCTAAAAAATTTATTTTTGAATCGGTTAATTGACTTAAATCGTTATAATCGTTAGTATCTTCTAATTCAGTATAACTACTTGGGGTTTGGTATACATTTTTCATGGGGGATGAATTTTATGGTTATTAAATAAAACTTTATATAAAGTATTTACAATATAAAGGTAATCTTGATTGATTAATTAAAATATGATATTCATCATAGTTTAAATTTTTATAAAAAATTGATGTTTTTAAAAAATAATTGACTCTAATAAGAAACCTGCGCTAATGAAAAGTATCACTATAGAGCAAATATCTAAAAAATTTATTTTTGAATCACTTAATTTGCTTAAATCGTTATAATCGCTAGAATCTTCGAATTCACTATAACCGTTAGGGTTTTGGTAAGTATTATTCATTGGGGGATGAATTTTATGGTTGTTAAAATAATATTGATAAAAGTAAGAAAAACATATTTAACTACCAACAAAATATAATTCTTTTTTATACCTGATAAAAAAGTTAAACAAAACTTGTAATTTCATAAAATTAAAATTTATTAAATTGTCATAGAAAACAACTTTGTTTCTGGCTGTTTCTTTTGTAATTTTTTATCAAAAGCCATACAAATATTTCTTACATAAGCTCTTGCTGAATCTGGAACTGACAATGAATTTTCTTTAATGATAACCAAACCATCATTTTGCATTTCTTGCAACAAGCTTAAATGAGATTCAATATTTTTTATTTTAGTAGATTTATCATCCCACGAAGTGGAAAAATTACACATAATATTTAAAATATGCTTTCTAATAATTTGATCTTCTTCTGATAAAATATGACCTCTAAAAACTGGGATTTCTCCTGAATTTACAATCTTTTGATATTCTTTTACAGTTTTTACATTTTGTGCAAATCCGTACCAAGAATCAGAAATAGCAGACATTCCTAAACCAATCATTAATTGGGTTTTATTAGATGTATAACCCATAAAATTTCTATGCAAAGTTTTACTAATTGTTGCTTTATATAATGAGTCTGTTTTTAAAGCAAAATGATCCATACCTATTTCTTCGTAACCCAATTCAAAAAAAAGTTCTTTTCCTATTTCGTAAAGCTCTCTTTTTTCTTCATTTTTTGGTAAATCTTTTTCATTAAAACCTCTCTGCCCTACACCTTTTACCCAAGGAACATGAGCATAACTGTAAAAAGAAATTCTGTCTGGTTGTAATTCTTTTGTTTTTTTGATGGTATATAAAACGTTCTCTTTGGTTTGAAATGGTAAACCAAAAATTAAATCGTGACTTACTGATGTATAACCAATTTCTCTAGCCCAATTTGTAACGTTTTTAACTTCTTCAAAAGGTTGAATTCTATGAATTGCTTGCTGAACTTTTTCATTATAGTCTTGTACCCCAAAACTAACTCTTGTAAAACCAACATCAAACAAAGTTTGTAATTGCTCTTTTGTGGTATTACTTGGATGACCTTCAAAACTAAATTCTGATTCTGGATGTTTTATTGCATTCTCAAACAATCCATCAATTAAATATTTTAAATTTTCTTTAGAAAAAAAAGTTGGTGTTCCTCCTCCTAAATGCAACTCTTTTACAATTGGTTTTTCATCAACCAAATTAATATATAATTTCCATTCTTTTAAAACAGTTTCTATATAATCTTCTTCAACTTCGTGACGTTTTGTAATGTGTTTATGACACGCGCAAAACGTGCATAAACTCTCACAAAAAGGCAAATGAATATATAAACTTATACCTTCTTTACTATTACTTTCTATAAATGATTGTTTAAATGTTTCAATCCATTTTTCTTTGGTAAAAGTTTCATTATCCCAAAAAGGTACCGTTGGATAACTCGTATATCTTGGCCCTGGAATATTATATTTTTGTACTAATGATTTCATGTATTTTTGTTACAATTGTATTTTATTATTGAAAACTAAACTTGAACCTTGCCAAGAATTCACAAATAATAAAACTTATACTTAAAAAAGAATTACACAAATTTTAAGGAAATATTTTATTAGTTAAATACCCCTTACAATTTAAAAACTCTAATTCGTGAATTTGTAGTTATTTTTTATCAAACTAACTCAATTCTAAAGCAATTTCTATCATTTCTTTAAATGTTTGTTCTCTTTCTTCGGATGTGGTTCTTTCTTTGGTAACCAAACTATCAGAAATTGTTAAAATCGACAATGCGTTTACATTGTGTTTAGCGGCAACAGTATATAAACCAGAAGTTTCCATTTCTACACATAAAACTCCATAATCTGCCCATTTTTTGTAACTGTCAAAATCATCTGCATAAAACTCATCAGAACTTAAAATACCTCCAGCTTTTACCTCAATATTTTTTTCTTTTGCTACTTCAATTGCTTTTTGAAATAATTTAAAACTAGCAGTTGGCGCATAATCTGCTCCATTAAAACGAATGGTATTTAATCCAGAATTTGTTGAAGCTGCCATTGCTAAAACAATATCTCTAATTTTAACTTCTTTTTGATAAGAACCTGCAGAGCCAACTCTTATTAAGTTTTTTACGCCGTAATCATTTATAAGCTCATGAGCATAAATTAGCGTAGACGGAATTCCCATTCCAGTTCCTTGTACAGAAATTCTTTTACCTTTATAAGTACCAGTAAAACCATACATTCCGCGTACATCATTATATTGAAAAATATCTTTTAGAAAAGTATCAGCAATCCATTTTGCTCTCATAGGATCTCCAGGTAATAAAACCGTTTCTGCTATTTCTCCTTTTTTTGCTCCGATGTGTACACTCATAATTATTTTATTTTTTTTCCGATTAAATTGGTTAAAATTGTTGTAAAAATCACAATACTTATTGAACTTAAAGGCATTAATATTGCTGCAATTACTGGCATTAAATCTCCTTTTACTGCAAAATACAAACCAATTATATTATAACAAAGCGAAAGTAAAAAACTTTGCTTTATTACTTTAATTCCTTTTTTTGATGCTTTTAAAAAATCATCAATTTTATTAAATTGAGAAGCATCTAAAATAGCATCACATGCAGGAGAAAACACATTAATATCTTCTGATAAGGAAATACCAACATCACTTTTTGCCAGCGCTCCAGCATCATTTAAACCATCGCCAATCATGGCAACTTTTTTATTTTCTTTCTGAAAACTAGCTACAACTTCTAATTTATCTTCTGGCTTTTGATTAAAAATTAATTTAGTTTCTTTTGGTAAGTTTTCTTGTAAAAATTCTTTTTCTCCTTCGTTATCTCCAGAAACTATTGCCAAATCATACTCGTTTTTTAACGAATTAAAAAGCGAACTCACTCCTTTTCTGTAAGAATTTTTAAAGATAAATTTACCTTTATAATCATCATTAAAGCTTACATGCACAGAAGTATCAAAAGAAAATATATCTTCATCTTTTTTAACAAATGTAGCAGAACCTAATTTTAATTTTTCGCCTTTATAATCTACCTCAATTCCTTTTCCAATAATTTCGTTATAATTAGAAACTGTTAACGTTTCTAATTCTGGAAATGTGTTATATAAACTTCTACTTAAAGGATGATTTGATGCTCTTAAAGAACTTTTTAAAATCCTTTTTTCTTGTTTATTTAAAGTTTTACCAACATAAGAAACTGTGTTTTCTTTATTAGTTGTTAACGTACCAGTTTTATCAAAAATAATTGAATTTATGCTCGCTAATTGCTCTATAACTGTTGCATTTTTTAAATAGAATTTTTTCTTACCAAAAATTCTTAACAGATTTCCTAAAGCAAAAGGAGCTGCTAATGCAATTGCACAAGGACAAGCAATTATTAATACCGCTGTAAAAACATTTAATGCTTTTGATGAATCGAAATATAACCAATATGCGGTTGATAAAAAAGCTACAGACAACACAAATATGGTAAAGTTTTTACTAATTTTATCTGTTAATGTTTTAAAAGATGATGATTTGTCTTTTGCAAAAACATCATTACTCCAAAGTTGGGTTAAATAACTTTGAGAAACAGAGGCTAAAACTTCCATTTCTATTACTCCAGAAAGTTGTTTTCCTCCTGCAAATAATTTATCGCCAGATTTTTTAGCAACTGGCACAGCTTCACCAGTAACAAAACTGTAATCTATTTGTGCGTTTCCGTTAATAAGAATTCCATCAACAGGTATTAATTCTTGATTTCTTATTAATAATCTATCTCCTTTTTCAACATCATAAATTTGTATATTTTCTTCTTTCTGATTAGAAGTAATTCGAGTTACAGCAATTGGAAAATACGATTTATAATCTCGTTCAAAAGACAAAAAATTGTATGTTTTTTGCTGAAAAAATCTTCCTAAAAGTAAGAAAAAAACCAAACCTGTTAAACTATCAAAAAAACCGGTTCCTAAATCAAAAATAATCTCAACTGTACTTCTTATAAAAAGCACAGAAATACCGAGTGCAATTGGCACATCAATATTTAAAATTCTAGAACGTAAACCTTTATAAGCCGAAATAAAATAATCATTTCCTGCGTAAAAAACAACAGGCAATGAGAAGAAAAACATTAACCATCTAAAGATAAATTTATATTGTTCTAACCAAAATTCTGATACTTCAAAATATTCTGGAAACGACAAAAACATTACATTACCAAAGGCAAAACCGGCAATACCAAGTTTATAAATTAAACTTCTATCTACCTTCTTTTTACCCGTTTCATAATCTTCTAAACTAATATAAGGTTCGTAACCTATTGAACTTAACAACAGTACAATTTCTTTAAGTGAAATCGTTTCTGCATTAAATGTAATTCGAACTTTTTTATTAGGAAAATCTACTTGCGATGTATTAATTTTGGCGTTTAATTTATGTAGATTTTCTAAAACCCAAATACAAGAACTACAATGAATATGAGGAATATA
Protein-coding sequences here:
- the hemN gene encoding oxygen-independent coproporphyrinogen III oxidase encodes the protein MKSLVQKYNIPGPRYTSYPTVPFWDNETFTKEKWIETFKQSFIESNSKEGISLYIHLPFCESLCTFCACHKHITKRHEVEEDYIETVLKEWKLYINLVDEKPIVKELHLGGGTPTFFSKENLKYLIDGLFENAIKHPESEFSFEGHPSNTTKEQLQTLFDVGFTRVSFGVQDYNEKVQQAIHRIQPFEEVKNVTNWAREIGYTSVSHDLIFGLPFQTKENVLYTIKKTKELQPDRISFYSYAHVPWVKGVGQRGFNEKDLPKNEEKRELYEIGKELFFELGYEEIGMDHFALKTDSLYKATISKTLHRNFMGYTSNKTQLMIGLGMSAISDSWYGFAQNVKTVKEYQKIVNSGEIPVFRGHILSEEDQIIRKHILNIMCNFSTSWDDKSTKIKNIESHLSLLQEMQNDGLVIIKENSLSVPDSARAYVRNICMAFDKKLQKKQPETKLFSMTI
- a CDS encoding cbb3-type cytochrome c oxidase N-terminal domain-containing protein; translated protein: MKKYFQSTIYIIFVIVTFLALAKSFMVYENPFDIYENPLVWIALIGFVLVVVLKEMVNIIAISKATELQNEKLGIVPEDSNAWIKKLLQSWTKSKDIDSEEEIILDHNYDGIQELDNTLPPWWVYMFYASIVFAVVYLVRFHVLDGDNQIVEYNKAVAEAKASLDKYKATATDLITAESVTLLTDAKDLARGKAIFKLNCASCHIADGGGSIGPNLTDEFWILGGGIKNVFTTISNGGRDGKGMIAWNKTLKAADMQKVASYVLSLQGTTPANPKAPQGDKWVAE
- the ccoG gene encoding cytochrome c oxidase accessory protein CcoG — protein: METPKNEQFRDSIGTIDKSGKRSWVYPKKPSGKFYKYRSYVSYFLLIFLLSAPFIKVNGNQFLLFNVLERKFNIFGFPFWPQDFHLLVISMIIGVVFIILFTVVFGRIFCGWICPQTIFLEMVFRKIEYWIDGDRGKQIRLDKQPWNAEKIRKRLLKWFIFFVISFIIANVFLAYLIGGDTLISYITGNPLDNISTLISLLIFTGVFYFIFAWFREQVCIIACPYGRLQGVLLDNKTINVAYDYKRGEREEGRSKFKKNEDREALGKGDCIDCKQCVVVCPTNIDIRNGTQLECVNCTACIDECDHMMESVGLPKGLIRYASEDNIAKKEPFKLNARVKGYSAVLFILVGILIGMLFLRNDVEATILRLPGQLYQHKENNIISNVYTYKVINKTTKDIDDVSYKLLSHKGTIKLVSNHDFTVPKQGLAEGTLFIELNASALKSDKEKIEIGVYSGDKLIETTITNFLGPRSYK
- the ccoN gene encoding cytochrome-c oxidase, cbb3-type subunit I, producing the protein MEMQQFYYDNKIVKKFIYATLFWGIVGFTVGLMLAFMFLFPYYTEGISWLSFGRLRPLHTNAVIFAFVGNAIFAGVYYSLQRLLKARMASNFLSNFNFWGWQLIIVAAAITLPLGYSSSKEYAELEWPIDIAIALVWVAFGVNMIWTILQRRQRHLYVAIWFYLATFVTVAVLHIFNSLELPVTMFKSYSVYAGVQDALVQWWYGHNAVAFFLTTPFLGLMYYFVPKAANRPVYSYRLSIVHFWSLIFIYIWAGPHHLLYSALPEWAQNLGVAFSIMLLAPSWGGMINGLLTLRGAWDKVRTDPVLKFMVVAITGYGMATFEGPMLSLKNVNAIAHFSDWIIAHVHVGALAWNGFLTFGMLYWMIPKMFKTKLYSVALANVHFWIGTLGIIMYTLPMYVAGFVQASMWKQFNPDGSLTYGNFLETVHEIIPMYWMRAIGGSLYILGAFVMLYNVIRTIKAGSKVEDELAEAAALTKVSSYRTKGEGWHTWLERKPIKLTIYATIAILIGGAVQIIPTLLIKSNIPTISSVKPYTPLELEGRDIYIREGCVGCHSQMIRPFRSEVERYGEYSKAGEYVYDHPFLWGSKRTGPDLHRLGAKYSDSWHLNHMYDPQSTSPGSIMPSYKWLITDELYKGDIESKMKAMVTLGVPYSDEEIANAQEHMLAQGTKIEENLHSDPDFAKNYEADKKYAKENGEEFIEMKNREIVAVIAYLQRLGTDIKVKDEQKITKN
- a CDS encoding CcoQ/FixQ family Cbb3-type cytochrome c oxidase assembly chaperone, which encodes MLKFIKGHMESITGIEIYPLISLIIFFTFFMVLFWWVFTAKKEYINTVSNLPLDN
- a CDS encoding heavy metal translocating P-type ATPase metal-binding domain-containing protein — protein: MKTTHCYHCGDSCDDTIIKVGDKSFCCNGCKTVYEIFSENDLTCYYDFQDNPGAIPTEIIGKYDFLDNKEIIEKLLDFNDGNTQIATFYIPHIHCSSCIWVLENLHKLNAKINTSQVDFPNKKVRITFNAETISLKEIVLLLSSIGYEPYISLEDYETGKKKVDRSLIYKLGIAGFAFGNVMFLSFPEYFEVSEFWLEQYKFIFRWLMFFFSLPVVFYAGNDYFISAYKGLRSRILNIDVPIALGISVLFIRSTVEIIFDLGTGFFDSLTGLVFFLLLGRFFQQKTYNFLSFERDYKSYFPIAVTRITSNQKEENIQIYDVEKGDRLLIRNQELIPVDGILINGNAQIDYSFVTGEAVPVAKKSGDKLFAGGKQLSGVIEMEVLASVSQSYLTQLWSNDVFAKDKSSSFKTLTDKISKNFTIFVLSVAFLSTAYWLYFDSSKALNVFTAVLIIACPCAIALAAPFALGNLLRIFGKKKFYLKNATVIEQLASINSIIFDKTGTLTTNKENTVSYVGKTLNKQEKRILKSSLRASNHPLSRSLYNTFPELETLTVSNYNEIIGKGIEVDYKGEKLKLGSATFVKKDEDIFSFDTSVHVSFNDDYKGKFIFKNSYRKGVSSLFNSLKNEYDLAIVSGDNEGEKEFLQENLPKETKLIFNQKPEDKLEVVASFQKENKKVAMIGDGLNDAGALAKSDVGISLSEDINVFSPACDAILDASQFNKIDDFLKASKKGIKVIKQSFLLSLCYNIIGLYFAVKGDLMPVIAAILMPLSSISIVIFTTILTNLIGKKIK
- the deoD gene encoding purine-nucleoside phosphorylase; this encodes MSVHIGAKKGEIAETVLLPGDPMRAKWIADTFLKDIFQYNDVRGMYGFTGTYKGKRISVQGTGMGIPSTLIYAHELINDYGVKNLIRVGSAGSYQKEVKIRDIVLAMAASTNSGLNTIRFNGADYAPTASFKLFQKAIEVAKEKNIEVKAGGILSSDEFYADDFDSYKKWADYGVLCVEMETSGLYTVAAKHNVNALSILTISDSLVTKERTTSEEREQTFKEMIEIALELS
- the ccoS gene encoding cbb3-type cytochrome oxidase assembly protein CcoS, with translation MSVIYLLLTISILVAILFFIAFIYSVKTGQFDDSYTPSVRMLFDDELIKDKKEKPTKD